From a single Drosophila sulfurigaster albostrigata strain 15112-1811.04 chromosome 3, ASM2355843v2, whole genome shotgun sequence genomic region:
- the LOC133841742 gene encoding serine protease 1-like, whose protein sequence is MKVFVVLALALAAVSAEVLEQEYPKDFPKSTKIQGRITNGYPAYEGKAPYTVGLSFNNAWWCGGSIIAHDWVLTAAHCTNGAGSVTIFYGATWRTNAQFTHSVGSGNFIQNHNWPNVNGNDIALIRTPHVDFWSMVNKVELPSYNDRYNMYDNWWAVACGWGGTYDGSSLPDWLQCVDLQIISNGQCSQTYGSLPDGILCVATPDGKSTCSGDSGGPLVLHDGAKLVGVTSFGSSAGCQSGAPAGFTRVTAHLDWIRDNSGVAYY, encoded by the coding sequence ATGAAAGTGTTCGTTGTATTGGCCTTGGCGCTTGCCGCCGTCTCTGCGGAGGTATTGGAGCAAGAATACCCCAAGGACTTCCCCAAGTCCACTAAGATCCAAGGACGCATTACCAATGGCTATCCAGCCTACGAGGGTAAGGCCCCCTACACCGTCGGTCTGAGCTTCAATAATGCCTGGTGGTGCGGTGGCTCCATCATTGCTCACGACTGGGTGCTGACTGCTGCTCATTGCACCAACGGTGCCGGCTCTGTGACCATCTTCTACGGTGCCACCTGGCGTACCAACGCCCAGTTCACCCACTCGGTTGGCAGCGGTAACTTCATCCAGAACCACAACTGGCCAAATGTGAATGGCAACGATATCGCTTTGATCCGCACTCCCCATGTCGATTTCTGGAGCATGGTTAACAAGGTTGAGTTGCCCAGCTACAACGATCGTTACAACATGTATGATAACTGGTGGGCTGTTGCCTGCGGTTGGGGTGGCACCTATGATGGTTCTTCTCTACCCGATTGGCTGCAGTGCGTCGATCTGCAGATCATTAGCAATGGACAGTGCTCTCAGACCTATGGCAGCCTTCCCGATGGTATTCTCTGTGTTGCTACTCCCGATGGCAAGTCCACTTGCTCTGGCGACTCTGGTGGCCCATTGGTGCTCCACGACGGCGCCAAACTTGTTGGTGTTACCTCCTTCGGCAGCAGTGCTGGTTGCCAATCTGGCGCTCCAGCTGGTTTCACTCGTGTCACCGCTCATCTGGATTGGATTCGCGACAACTCTGGTGTTGCTTACTATTAA
- the LOC133843317 gene encoding protein tantalus, with protein MENIVHNFAKISFQPKEVVLTENRSAPNNFTWNFKPMPGHTVSSPPDAMLESESGDTDQSDEIDSQLSRGEDNDESDSSSSCCSQRGQQRGGVSRRRMPARIAKDNFNRVCSAIMKPAKKKRRETLHTNEQTLKSIEKIYTSKRMKKFTPANLETIFEEPSDENAADAEDDSEECGAITSQVRLVKFGSRKLRRAISFNDGLHKNKNLIKKRRLKVKKTFGKRFALKKISMTEFHDRLNKSLDSAMFEEEEQEDVDVDGASGSKTATAASGSAAAITFMDDMQLPPLSTPSAVFE; from the exons ATGGAAAACATTGTTCACAATTTTGCCAAAATCAGCTTTCAGCCCAAGGAGGTTGTGTTGACAGAAAATCG tTCTGCACCCAATAACTTTACTTGGAATTTTAAGCCAATGCCTGGCCACACTGTCTCCTCGCCGCCCGATGCCATGTTGGAGTCGGAAAGCGGCGACACAGATCAATCGGATGAGATCGATTCACAGCTAAGTCGAGGCGAGGACAACGATgaaagcgacagcagcagcagctgttgcagccAACGCGGTCAGCAACGTGGTGGGGTCTCGCGACGTCGGATGCCTGCTCGCATCGCCAAGGACAATTTCAATCGTGTATGCAGCGCCATCATGAAGCCAGCAAAAAAGAAGCGACGGGAAACGCTGCACACCAACGAACAGACTTTGAAGAGCATCGAGAAGATCTACACTAGCAAGCGAATGAAGAAGTTTACGCCCGCCAATTTAGAGACGATCTTCGAGGAGCCGAGTGATGAGAATGCCGCCGATGCCGAGGACGATAGTGAGGAATGTGGCGCCATAACCAGCCAAGTGCGTCTGGTGAAGTTCGGATCGAGAAAACTACGTCGCGCCATCTCGTTCAACGATGGTCTGCACAAGAACAAGAATCTGATCAAGAAGCGACGCTTGAAGGTGAAGAAGACGTTTGGCAAACGCTTTGCCCTCAAGAAGATCTCAATGACCGAGTTCCATGATCGTCTCAACAAAAGTCTCGACAGCGCCATGtttgaggaggaggagcaggaggatgtcgatgtggatgGGGCAAGCGGCAGCAAGACTGCCACTGCTGCCTCTGGATCAGCTGCTGCCATCACATTCATGGACGACATGCAACTGCCGCCGCTTTCCACGCCATCAGCGGTCTTCGAGTAG
- the LOC133845046 gene encoding serine protease 1-like codes for MKTFIVLALAIAAVAAESFEQVHPKDLPQSLKLEGRITNGYPAYEGKAPYTVGLSFNGWWCGGSIIAHDWVLTAAHCTNGASSVTIYYGATWRTNAQFTHSVGSGNFIQNHNWPNVNGNDIALIRTPHVDFWSMVNKVELPSYNDRYNMYDNWWAVACGWGGTYDGSPLPDWLQCVDLQIISNEQCSQVYGTQPEGILCVATPDGKSTCQGDSGGPLVLHDGAKLVGVTSWVSGAGCQSGHPSGFTRVTAHLDWIRDNSGVAYY; via the coding sequence ATGAAGACTTTCATCGTATTGGCCCTAGCtattgcagcagttgctgctgaaTCCTTTGAACAGGTGCATCCCAAGGATCTGCCACAATCCCTGAAGCTCGAGGGACGCATTACCAACGGCTACCCAGCCTACGAGGGCAAGGCTCCCTACACTGTTGGCCTGAGCTTCAACGGTTGGTGGTGCGGTGGTTCCATCATTGCTCACGACTGGGTGCTGACTGCTGCTCACTGCACCAACGGTGCCAGCTCTGTGACCATCTACTACGGTGCCACCTGGCGTACCAACGCCCAGTTCACCCACTCGGTTGGCAGCGGCAACTTCATCCAGAACCACAACTGGCCCAATGTGAATGGCAACGATATCGCTTTGATCCGTACCCCCCATGTCGACTTCTGGAGCATGGTCAACAAGGTTGAGCTGCCCAGCTACAACGATCGTTACAACATGTATGATAACTGGTGGGCTGTTGCCTGCGGTTGGGGTGGCACCTATGATGGCTCTCCTCTGCCCGATTGGTTGCAGTGCGTCGATCTGCAGATCATCAGCAATGAACAGTGCTCCCAGGTCTATGGAACCCAACCCGAAGGAATTCTTTGTGTTGCCACTCCCGATGGCAAGTCTACTTGCCAGGGTGACTCTGGTGGCCCACTGGTGCTCCACGATGGTGCTAAGCTGGTTGGTGTTACTTCCTGGGTATCTGGTGCTGGTTGCCAATCTGGCCATCCATCTGGTTTCACTCGTGTCACCGCTCATCTGGATTGGATTCGCGACAATTCCGGCGTCGCTTACTATTAA
- the LOC133844401 gene encoding serine protease 1-like, whose product MKVFIILALAIAAVSAEVADQVHPKDLPKSLKIEGRITNGYPAYEGKAPYTVGLSFNNAWWCGGSIIAHDWVLTAAHCTNGAGSVTIFYGATWRTNAQFTHSVGSGNIIQNHNWPNDNGNDIALIRTPHVDFWSMVNKVELPSYNDRYNMYDGWWAVACGWGGTYDGSPLPDWLQCVDLQIISNNQCSQVYGYQPDGILCVATPDGKSTCQGDSGGPLVLHDGNKLVGVTSWVSGSGCQSGAPSGFTRVTAHLDWIRDNSGVAYY is encoded by the coding sequence ATGAAGGTATTCATAATTCTCGCTTTGGCCATCGCTGCCGTCTCTGCTGAGGTGGCCGACCAGGTCCACCCCAAGGATCTGCCCAAATCCCTTAAAATCGAGGGACGCATTACGAACGGCTACCCAGCCTACGAGGGCAAGGCACCCTACACCGTCGGCCTGAGCTTCAACAATGCCTGGTGGTGCGGTGGCTCCATCATTGCTCACGACTGGGTGCTGACTGCTGCTCACTGCACCAACGGTGCCGGCTCCGTCACCATCTTCTATGGTGCCACCTGGCGTACCAACGCCCAGTTCACCCACTCGGTTGGCAGCGGCAACATCATCCAGAACCACAACTGGCCCAACGATAACGGCAACGACATCGCTTTGATCCGTACTCCTCATGTGGACTTCTGGAGCATGGTTAACAAGGTCGAGCTGCCCAGCTACAACGACCGATACAACATGTACGATGGCTGGTGGGCTGTTGCCTGCGGCTGGGGTGGCACCTATGATGGCTCTCCTCTGCCCGATTGGTTGCAGTGTGTCGATCTGCAGATCATCAGCAACAACCAGTGCTCCCAAGTCTATGGATACCAACCCGATGGTATTCTCTGCGTTGCCACTCCTGATGGCAAGTCTACTTGCCAGGGTGACTCCGGTGGCCCATTGGTGCTCCACGACGGCAACAAACTGGTTGGTGTTACCTCCTGGGTGTCTGGCTCTGGCTGCCAATCTGGCGCTCCATCTGGTTTCACTCGTGTTACCGCTCACCTTGACTGGATTCGCGACAACTCCGGCGTCGCTTACTACTaa
- the LOC133842172 gene encoding chymotrypsin BI → MQMCLQSAIVAIIAKLTALLLLQVGGAAAALDWQQVKPMYLVSMYPGPFGMALSQTPTTSLSAELDAEMSATNDDSRISSSSSGIDSAADNSGDSDNLPSADEREPLVLNLETTPLLDSMLPEGAMAMDRIFGGDVGNPHCFPYQVGMLLQRPKGLYWCGGSLISDQHVLTAAHCVDMAKRALVFLGANEIKNAKESGQVRLMVPSSNFHIYPTWNPKRLKDDIALIRLPHAVSFNERIHPIQLPKRHYEYRSFKNKLGIASGWGRYATGVHAISNVLRYVQLQIIDDRTCKRNFPLSFRGTNICTSGRNARSTCNGDSGGPLVLQRKHSKKRVLVGITSFGSIYGCDRGYPAAFTKVASYLDWISDETGVHSHQDTTEAIFFDQYVKNYAKERHNRKTQQFDHSEFHDSDDDLPDELDVHRPLPQSDESNEDDVSFAIASSRRPHTKSKSKSKTKSESDYYFL, encoded by the exons atgcaaatgtgtttACAATCAGcaattgttgcaattattGCCAAACTAacagcgctgctgctgctgcaagtcGGCGGCGCAGCAGCGGCGCTGGACTGGCAACAGGTTAAGCCAATGTATCTAGTGTCCATGTATCCGGGCCCGTTTGGCATGGCCTTGTCACAGACACCAACCACATCACTGTCCGCCGAACTGGACGCGGAAATGAGCGCCACCAATGACGACAGTCgcattagcagcagcagcagcggcatcgACAGTGCAGCCGATAACAGCGGCGATAGCGATAATTTGCCATCGGCCGATGAACGCGAACCACTTGTGTTGAACCTAGAGACAACACCGCTGCTCGACAGCATGCTGCCTGAGGGCGCCATGGCTATGGATCGCATCTTTGGCGGCGATGTCGGCAATCCACACTGCTTCCCCTACCAGGTGGGCATGCTGCTGCAGCGTCCCAAGGGTCTCTATTGGTGCGGTGGCTCCCTCATCTCCGATCAGCATGTGCTCACTGCGGCACATTGCGTGGACAT GGCTAAGCGCGCCTTGGTTTTTCTGGGCGCCAACGAGATCAAGAACGCCAAGGAGTCGGGTCAGGTGCGTCTAATGGTGCCCAGCAGCAACTTTCACATCTATCCCACATGGAATCCCAAGCGACTGAAGGATGACATTGCACTCATACGTCTGCCACACGCGGTCAGCTTCAATG AACGCATTCATCCCATACAGTTGCCGAAGCGTCACTACGAGTATCGCAGCTTTAAGAATAAGCTGGGCATTGCGTCCGGTTGGGGTCGCTATGCCACTGGGGTGCATGCGATCAGCAATGTGCTGCGCTACGTGCAACTGCAGATCATCGACGATCGCACCTGCAAGCGCAACTTCCCATTATCGTTTCGCGGCACAAATATCTGCACCAGCGGACGCAATGCACGCTCCACATGCAATGGGGATTCGGGTGGTCCGCTCGTCTTGCAGCGTAAGCACTCCAAGAAACGTGTGCTGGTGGGCATCACGTCGTTTGGCAGCATCTATGGCTGCGATCGTGGCTATCCGGCTGCATTCACCAAGGTGGCATCGTATCTGGACTGGATTAGCGATGAGACGGGCGTGCATTCGCATCAGGACACCACGGAGGCCATTTTCTTCGATCAGTATGTGAAGAACTATGCCAAGGAGCGACACAATCGCAAAACCCAGCAGTTTGATCATTCAGAATTTCACGATAGTGACGATGATCTACCCGATGAACTGGACGTGCATCGTCCGCTGCCGCAATCGGATGAGAGCAACGAGGATGATGTGTCCTTTGCCATCGCAAGCTCACGACGTCCCCATacaaaatccaaatcaaaatcgaaaacCAAATCGGAATCCGATTATTATTTCTTGTAG
- the LOC133844920 gene encoding serine protease 1-like — protein MKTFIVLALAIAAVAAETIEQVHPKDLPQSLKLEGRITNGYPAYEGKAPYTVGLSFNGWWCGGSIIAHDWVLTAAHCTNGASSVTIYYGATWRTNAQFTHSVGSGNFIQNHNWPNQNGNDIALIRTPHVDFWSMVNKVELPSYNDRYNMYDNWWAVACGWGITSDGGSQPDWLQCVDLQIISNSQCSQTYGNQPDGILCVSTPGGKSTCSGDSGGPLVLHDGGKLVGVTSWVSGAGCTAGHPSGFTRVTNQLDWIRDNSGVAYY, from the coding sequence ATGAAGACTTTCATCGTATTGGCCCTGGCTATCGCAGCAGTTGCTGCCGAAACCATTGAGCAGGTGCATCCCAAGGATCTGCCACAATCCCTGAAGCTCGAGGGACGCATTACCAACGGCTACCCAGCCTACGAGGGCAAGGCTCCCTACACTGTTGGCCTGAGCTTCAACGGTTGGTGGTGCGGTGGTTCCATCATTGCTCACGACTGGGTGCTGACTGCTGCTCACTGCACCAACGGTGCCAGCTCTGTGACCATCTACTACGGTGCCACCTGGCGTACCAACGCCCAGTTCACCCACTCGGTTGGCAGCGGCAACTTCATCCAGAACCACAACTGGCCCAACCAGAACGGCAACGATATCGCTTTGATCCGTACCCCCCATGTCGACTTCTGGAGCATGGTCAACAAGGTTGAGCTGCCCAGCTACAACGATCGCTACAACATGTACGACAACTGGTGGGCTGTCGCTTGCGGCTGGGGCATCACCTCCGATGGCGGTTCCCAACCCGACTGGTTGCAGTGCGTCGATTTGCagatcatcagcaacagccaaTGCTCCCAGACCTATGGCAACCAACCCGATGGCATTCTCTGCGTTTCTACCCCCGGCGGCAAGTCCACCTGCTCTGGCGACTCTGGTGGCCCATTGGTGCTCCACGATGGCGGAAAACTTGTTGGTGTTACTTCCTGGGTATCTGGCGCTGGCTGCACCGCTGGTCATCCTTCTGGATTCACCCGTGTCACCAACCAACTCGACTGGATCCGCGACAACTCTGGTGTTGCTTACTATTAG
- the LOC133844405 gene encoding serine protease 1-like produces MKAFIVLALAIAAVSAEVAEQVHPKDMPQSLKLEGRITNGYPAYEGKAPYAVGLSFNGWWCGGSIIAHDWVLTAAHCTNGASSVTIYYGATWRTNAQFTHSVGSGNFIQNGNWPNQNGNDIALIRTPHVDFWSMVNKVELPSYNDRYNMYDGWWAVACGWGLTSDGGSQPDWLQCVDLQIISVGQCSQTYGSLPDGILCVATPDGKSTCSGDSGGPLVLHDGGKLVGVTSFGSSAGCQSGAPAGFTRVTNQLDWIRDNSGVAYY; encoded by the coding sequence ATGAAGGCATTCATAGTTCTTGCTTTGGCCATCGCTGCCGTCTCTGCTGAGGTGGCCGAACAGGTCCACCCCAAGGATATGCCACAATCCCTGAAGCTCGAGGGACGCATTACCAATGGCTACCCAGCCTACGAGGGCAAGGCCCCCTACGCTGTTGGCCTGAGCTTCAACGGTTGGTGGTGCGGTGGCTCCATCATTGCTCACGACTGGGTGCTGACTGCTGCTCACTGCACCAACGGTGCCAGCTCTGTGACCATCTACTACGGTGCTACCTGGCGTACCAACGCCCAGTTCACCCACTCGGTCGGCAGCGGCAACTTCATCCAGAACGGCAACTGGCCCAACCAGAACGGCAACGATATCGCTTTGATCCGCACTCCCCACGTCGACTTCTGGAGCATGGTCAACAAGGTTGAGCTGCCCAGCTACAACGATCGCTACAACATGTACGATGGCTGGTGGGCTGTCGCCTGCGGCTGGGGTCTTACCTCTGATGGCGGTTCCCAACCCGACTGGTTGCAGTGCGTTGACTTGCAGATCATTAGCGTTGGACAATGCTCTCAGACCTATGGCAGCCTTCCCGATGGTATTCTCTGTGTTGCTACTCCCGATGGTAAGTCCACTTGCTCTGGCGACTCTGGTGGCCCATTGGTGCTCCACGACGGCGGCAAACTTGTTGGTGTTACCTCCTTCGGCAGCAGTGCTGGTTGCCAATCTGGCGCTCCAGCTGGCTTCACTCGTGTCACCAACCAGCTCGACTGGATTCGCGACAACTCTGGTGTTGCTTACTATTAG
- the LOC133842173 gene encoding brachyurin: MKFACATVLLLAAVIGAQASVDWQSVKSMDIEVDVPISHRAGAPSGRITRGETAGRNQFPYQAGLLLYVAGGAAWCGGSLISDRYVLTAAHCTDSLTTGVDVYLGAWDRTDGSEDGQQIIFVETKNVFVHDAWDASLLRNDISLIKLPVPIEFNEHIQPIKLPAKSNAYNTYAGQQGIASGWGKISDSATSATDILQYISVPIMNNSGCSPWFGGVVYETNICIKTTGGTSTCNGDSGGPLVSAETGELIGATSFGIALGCEVGWPGVFTRVTSYLDWIEEISGVTNSGF; this comes from the exons ATGAAATTCGCCTGTGCAACCGTGCTCCTGCTGGCCGCCGTTATTGGCGCCCAAGCCTCCGTCGACTGGCAGTCGGTCAAGTCGATGGACATTGAGGTCGATGTGCCCATCTCCCATCGTGCTGGTGCCCCGTCGGGACGCATCACCCGCGGCGAGACCGCCGGACGCAATCAGTTCCCCTACCAGGCGGGTCTGTTGCTCTACGTTGCTGGAGGCGCTGCTTGGTGCGGTGGCTCCTTGATCAGTGATCGTTATGTGCTCACCGCTGCCCATTGCACGGACAGTCTGACCACCGGTGTGGATGTCTATTTGGGTGCCTGGGATCGTACCGATGGCAGCGAGGACGGACAACAGATCATCTTTGTGGAGACAAAGAATGTGTTTGTTCACGACGCTTGGGATGCTTCGCTGCTCCGCAACGATATCTCGCTGATCAAGCTGCCCGTGCCCATTGAGTTCAATGAGCACATTCAGCCCATCAAGCTACCCGCCAAGTCCAACGCCTACAACACCTATGCCGGCCAACAGGGTATTGCCTCCGGTTGGGGCAAGATCAGTGACT CTGCCACCAGTGCCACCGATATCCTGCAATACATCAGTGTGCCCATCATGAACAACTCCGGCTGCTCGCCCTGGTTTGGCGGTGTCGTCTATGAGACCAACATCTGCATCAAGACCACCGGAGGCACTTCCACCTGCAACGGCGACTCTGGCGGTCCCTTGGTGTCGGCCGAGACTGGTGAGCTGATTGGTGCCACATCCTTTGGCATTGCTCTCGGCTGTGAGGTTGGCTGGCCCGGTGTCTTCACCCGTGTCACCTCCTACTTGGACTGGATCGAGGAGATCAGCGGCGTGACCAACAGTGGATTCTAA
- the LOC133842146 gene encoding serine protease 1-like: MKTFIVLALAIAAVAAESFEQVHPKDLPPSLKLEGRITNGYPAYEGKAPYTVGLSFNGWWCGGSIIAHDWVLTAAHCTNGASSVTIYYGATWRTNAQFTHSVGSGNFIQNHNWPNVNGNDIALIRTPHVDFWSMVNKVELPSYNDRYNMYDNWWAVACGWGGTYDGSPLPDWLQCVDLQIISNEQCSQVYGTQPEGILCVATPDGKSTCQGDSGGPLVLHDGAKLVGVTSWVSGAGCQSGHPSGFTRVTAHLDWIRDNSGVAYY, from the coding sequence ATGAAGACTTTCATCGTATTGGCCCTAGCtattgcagcagttgctgctgaaTCCTTTGAACAGGTTCATCCCAAGGATCTGCCACCATCCCTGAAGCTCGAGGGACGCATTACCAACGGCTACCCAGCCTACGAGGGCAAGGCTCCCTACACTGTTGGCCTGAGCTTCAACGGTTGGTGGTGCGGTGGTTCCATCATTGCTCACGACTGGGTGCTGACTGCTGCTCACTGTACCAACGGTGCCAGCTCTGTGACCATCTACTACGGTGCCACCTGGCGTACCAACGCCCAGTTCACCCACTCGGTCGGCAGCGGCAACTTCATCCAGAACCACAACTGGCCCAATGTGAATGGCAACGATATCGCTTTGATCCGTACCCCCCATGTCGACTTCTGGAGCATGGTCAACAAGGTTGAGCTGCCCAGCTACAACGATCGCTACAACATGTACGACAACTGGTGGGCTGTTGCCTGCGGCTGGGGTGGCACCTATGATGGCTCTCCTCTGCCCGATTGGTTGCAGTGCGTCGATCTGCAGATCATCAGCAATGAACAGTGCTCTCAGGTCTATGGAACCCAACCCGAAGGAATTCTTTGTGTTGCCACTCCCGATGGCAAGTCTACTTGCCAGGGTGACTCTGGTGGCCCACTGGTGCTCCACGATGGTGCTAAGCTGGTTGGTGTTACTTCCTGGGTATCTGGTGCTGGTTGCCAATCTGGCCATCCATCTGGTTTCACTCGTGTCACCGCTCATCTGGATTGGATTCGCGACAATTCCGGCGTCGCTTACTATTAA
- the LOC133842326 gene encoding serine protease 1-like codes for MKTFIVLALAIAAVAAETIEQVHPKDLPQSQKIEGRITNGYPAYEGKAPYTVGLSFNGWWCGGSIIAHDWVLTAAHCTNGASSVTIYYGATWRTNAQFTHSVGSGNFIQNGNYPSQSGNDIALIRTPHVDFWSMVNKVELPSYNDRYNMYDNWWAVACGWGGTYDGSPMPDWLQCVDLQIINNDQCSQVYGHQPEGILCVATPDGKSTCSGDSGGPLVLHDGAKLVGVASWVSSAGCQSGHPSGFTRVTAKLDWIRDNSGVAYY; via the coding sequence ATGAAGACTTTCATCGTATTGGCCCTGGCTATCGCAGCAGTTGCTGCCGAAACCATTGAGCAGGTGCATCCCAAGGATCTGCCACAATCTCAAAAGATCGAGGGACGCATTACCAACGGCTACCCAGCCTACGAGGGCAAGGCTCCCTACACTGTTGGCCTGAGCTTCAACGGTTGGTGGTGCGGTGGTTCCATCATTGCTCACGACTGGGTGCTGACTGCTGCTCACTGTACCAACGGTGCCAGCTCTGTGACCATCTACTACGGTGCCACCTGGCGTACCAACGCCCAGTTCACCCACTCGGTCGGCAGCGGCAACTTCATCCAGAACGGCAACTACCCCAGTCAGAGCGGCAACGATATCGCTTTGATCCGCACTCCCCATGTCGACTTCTGGAGCATGGTCAACAAGGTTGAGCTGCCCAGCTACAACGATCGTTACAACATGTATGATAACTGGTGGGCTGTTGCCTGCGGTTGGGGTGGCACCTATGATGGCTCTCCTATGCCCGATTGGTTGCAGTGCGTCGATCTGCAGATCATTAACAACGACCAGTGCTCCCAGGTCTATGGACACCAACCCGAAGGAATTCTCTGTGTTGCCACTCCCGATGGCAAGTCTACCTGTAGTGGCGACTCTGGTGGCCCATTGGTGCTCCACGATGGCGCCAAGCTGGTTGGTGTTGCTTCCTGGGTATCTAGTGCTGGTTGTCAATCTGGCCATCCATCTGGTTTCACTCGTGTTACCGCTAAACTGGATTGGATCCGCGACAACTCAGGTGTCGCTTACTACTAA
- the LOC133844872 gene encoding serine protease 1-like produces MKTFIVLALAIAAVAAETIEQVHPKDLPQSLKLEGRITNGYPAYEGKAPYTVGLSFNGWWCGGSIIAHDWVLTAAHCTNGASSVTIYYGATWRTNAQFTHSVGSGNFIQNHNWPNQNGNDIALIRTPHVDFWSMVNKVELPSYNDRYNMYDNWWAVACGWGITSDGGSQPDWLQCVDLQIISNSQCSQTYGNQPDGILCVSTPGGKSTCSGDSGGPLVLHDGGKLVGVTSWVSGAGCTAGHPSGFTRVTNQLDWIRDNSGVAYY; encoded by the coding sequence ATGAAGACTTTCATCGTATTGGCCCTGGCTATCGCAGCAGTTGCTGCCGAAACCATTGAGCAGGTGCATCCCAAGGATCTGCCACAATCCCTGAAGCTCGAGGGACGCATTACCAACGGCTACCCAGCCTACGAGGGCAAGGCTCCCTACACTGTTGGCCTGAGCTTCAACGGTTGGTGGTGCGGTGGTTCCATCATTGCTCACGACTGGGTGCTGACTGCTGCTCACTGCACCAACGGTGCCAGCTCTGTGACCATCTACTACGGTGCCACCTGGCGTACCAACGCCCAGTTCACCCACTCGGTTGGCAGCGGCAACTTCATCCAGAACCACAACTGGCCCAACCAGAACGGCAACGATATCGCTTTGATCCGTACCCCCCATGTCGACTTCTGGAGCATGGTCAACAAGGTTGAGTTGCCCAGCTACAACGATCGCTACAACATGTACGACAACTGGTGGGCTGTCGCTTGCGGCTGGGGCATCACCTCCGATGGCGGTTCCCAACCCGACTGGTTGCAGTGCGTCGATTTGCagatcatcagcaacagccaaTGCTCCCAGACCTATGGCAACCAACCCGATGGCATTCTCTGCGTTTCTACCCCCGGCGGCAAGTCCACCTGCTCTGGCGACTCTGGTGGCCCATTGGTGCTCCACGACGGCGGCAAACTTGTTGGTGTTACCTCCTGGGTATCTGGCGCTGGCTGCACTGCTGGTCATCCTTCTGGATTCACCCGTGTCACCAACCAACTCGACTGGATCCGCGACAACTCTGGTGTTGCTTACTATTAG
- the LOC133842409 gene encoding serine protease 1-like: MKTFIVLALAIAAVAAETIEQVHPKDLPQSQKIEGRITNGYPAYEGKAPYTVGLSFNGWWCGGSIIAHDWVLTAAHCTNGASSVTIYYGATWRTNAQFTHSVGSGNFIQNGNYPSQSGNDIALIRTPHVDFWSMVNKVELPSYNDRYNMYDNWWAVACGWGGTYDGSPMPDWLQCVDLQIINNDQCSQVYGHQPEGILCVATPDGKSTCSGDSGGPLVLHDGAKLVGVASWVSSAGCQSGHPSGFTRVTAQLDWIRDNSGVAYY, encoded by the coding sequence ATGAAGACTTTCATCGTATTGGCCCTGGCTATCGCAGCAGTTGCTGCCGAAACCATTGAGCAGGTGCATCCCAAGGATCTGCCACAATCTCAAAAGATCGAGGGACGCATTACCAACGGCTACCCAGCCTACGAGGGCAAGGCTCCCTACACTGTTGGCCTGAGCTTCAACGGTTGGTGGTGCGGTGGTTCCATCATTGCTCACGACTGGGTGCTGACTGCTGCTCACTGTACCAACGGTGCCAGCTCTGTGACCATCTACTACGGTGCCACCTGGCGTACCAACGCCCAGTTCACCCACTCGGTCGGCAGCGGCAACTTCATCCAGAACGGCAACTACCCCAGTCAGAGCGGCAACGATATCGCTTTGATCCGCACTCCCCATGTCGACTTCTGGAGCATGGTCAACAAGGTTGAGCTGCCCAGCTACAACGATCGCTACAACATGTATGATAACTGGTGGGCTGTTGCCTGCGGTTGGGGTGGCACCTATGATGGCTCTCCTATGCCCGATTGGTTGCAGTGCGTCGATCTGCAGATCATTAACAACGACCAGTGCTCCCAGGTCTATGGACACCAACCCGAAGGAATTCTCTGTGTTGCCACTCCCGATGGCAAGTCTACCTGTAGTGGCGACTCTGGTGGCCCATTGGTGCTCCACGATGGTGCCAAGCTGGTTGGTGTTGCTTCCTGGGTATCTAGTGCTGGTTGTCAATCTGGCCATCCATCTGGTTTCACTCGTGTTACCGCTCAGCTGGATTGGATTCGCGACAACTCAGGTGTCGCTTACTACTAA